A stretch of Telopea speciosissima isolate NSW1024214 ecotype Mountain lineage chromosome 11, Tspe_v1, whole genome shotgun sequence DNA encodes these proteins:
- the LOC122644802 gene encoding glycerophosphodiester phosphodiesterase GDPD2-like, translating to MALKAVHFSHLRTLNQVRVQATMVAIYSSRFSKVNDGGQTSLNWSKFLVIGHRGSGMNVLESSDRRMKEIKENSILSFNTAGEFAVDFIEFDVQVTKDDYPVIFHDNFILTEEENGEISERRLTELTLDEFVCCVPQTEPANVGKTLLRRTEDQRILSWKVEQDDALCTLQEAFQKVNPSLGFNIELKFDDDIVYQDEELIHVIQAILRVVFEYAKERAIIFSTFQPDAARLIRVLQSTYPVFFLTDGGSEIYTDVRRNSLEEALKLCLACGLQGIVSEVKAILRNQRAINNIREANLSLLTYGQLNNVPQAVYFQHLAGVDGVIVDMVPEITASISDYMEQLNESKEDSLSVSEGDGQIKTLARHNFLPNQLSLLLKLDS from the exons aTGGCTCTCAAAGCTGTTCATTTCTCCCATTTACGCACTCTCAATCAAGTGCGAGTGCAAGCCACCATGGTAGCAATTTATTCCAGCAGGTTTTCTAAAGTTAATGATGGAGGTCAAACTTCCTTGAATTGGTCAAAGTTTCTTGTCATTGGCCACAGAGGGAGTGGTATGAACGTGTTGGAGTCATCAGATCGGAGGatgaaagaaatcaaagagaatTCAATTCTATCCTTCAACACTGCCGGAGAATTCGCTGTCGATTTCATTGAATTCGATGTTCAGGTTACCAAAGATGATTATCCAGTCATCTTCCACGACAACTTCATCcttacagaagaagaaaatggtgaGATTTCTGAGAGAAGACTTACAGAGCTAACTTTAGATGAATTCGTCTGCTGTGTACCTCAAACAGAGCCTGCAAAT GTTGGAAAAACTCTGTTAAGAAGGACTGAAGATCAGAGGATTTTGAGCTGGAAGGTTGAACAAGATGATGCCTTGTGTACATTGCAAGAGGCATTCCAGAAGGTGAATCCTTCACTGGGTTTCAATATTGAGCTTAAATTTGATGATGACATTGTTTATCAAGATGAAGAACTCATCCATGTCATTCAAGCAATCTTAAGAGTAGTTTTTGAATATGCCAAAGAGAGAGCTATTATCTTCTCAACATTCCAACCTGATGCAGCAAGGttgatcagagtgttgcagagcACCTACCCTGTGTTCTTCCTGACTGATGGAGGATCTGAAATTTACACTGATGTGAGAAGGAATTCATTGGAGGAGGCCTTAAAGCTCTGCTTGGCATGTGGGTTGCAAGGGATTGTTTCAGAAGTTAAAGCAATCTTAAGGAATCAAAGAGCCATAAACAACATTAGAGAAGCAAATCTTTCACTCCTAACTTATGGCCAATTGAACAATGTGCCACAGGCAGTTTACTTTCAACATCTAGCAGGAGTAGATGGGGTGATTGTAGATATGGTTCCAGAGATTACAGCTTCAATTTCTGATTACATGGAACAGCTTAATGAGAGCAAGGAAGATAGCCTCTCTGTCTCTGAAGGGGATGGGCAGATCAAAACACTAGCTAGGCACAATTTCTTGCCGAATCAACTCTCATTGCTGCTAAAGTTAGATTCCTGA